From the genome of Methanophagales archaeon, one region includes:
- a CDS encoding dihydroorotate dehydrogenase electron transfer subunit — MREESRSRDAMSPLTAPALYPIARIEVANSEVKTFLFIADAIARASEPGQFVMVWNPGVDEIPISIADVSGGGEQIELAIADRGDCTHSLHQKHEGDLIGLRGPYGRGFRIHGSRICIVGGGYGVAPLLFAAKRARELGKDITVLVGARSESELLYVAEFHDIGCDVRVATEDGSQGFRGVVTELLSSTLRDEDFDQVLCCGPELMMKRVCGITKRAGISTQIAVERIVKCSCGACGTCDLGGYRVCTDGPVFNAEELEGTEFGCWKRAKSGKRIQINNNCSSGLSSVPSPAFTPEYEPLLETHLCGIEFPNPIANAAGFGISGKLLYRYAIAGAGALVTKSVGVREQEGYPNPTFFEVAPQTQSYVNAMGLPNPGIRDYGPEIEDAKRANVPLILNVFARDVEESREVAKVALNYPIEMLEFNASCPHTDFVSMENNPKLLRSIIEAIREVIHPHHIPLAVKLSPNIGDIAGLAMTLERAGADAITAINTVLCRPIDRTLDIPILGNPTGYGGKSGRALTAGGKQVVFSLYDELKIPIIAVGGIFSAKDVIDYARNGASLFQIGSALVTQGHGIFRKIKEDLKDYIRNNGYKNIGELVGEAHRR; from the coding sequence ATGAGAGAAGAAAGCAGAAGTAGAGATGCGATGTCACCACTTACTGCACCTGCACTCTATCCAATAGCACGTATAGAAGTAGCAAATAGTGAGGTAAAGACATTCTTATTTATCGCGGATGCGATAGCGCGTGCAAGTGAACCCGGGCAATTTGTTATGGTATGGAATCCCGGTGTGGATGAGATACCAATCTCAATTGCAGATGTAAGTGGAGGGGGAGAGCAGATAGAACTCGCTATCGCCGATAGAGGCGATTGCACACACAGCCTGCATCAGAAGCATGAGGGTGACCTGATAGGGCTGAGGGGACCGTATGGCAGGGGATTTCGGATTCACGGCAGCCGGATTTGCATTGTTGGTGGCGGATATGGAGTAGCGCCATTGCTATTCGCGGCGAAGCGAGCACGGGAATTGGGTAAAGACATAACGGTTCTCGTGGGTGCGCGTAGTGAATCGGAACTATTGTATGTAGCGGAATTTCACGATATCGGGTGTGATGTGCGAGTAGCGACAGAAGACGGGTCACAGGGCTTCAGGGGTGTGGTAACAGAATTGCTATCATCAACGCTACGAGATGAAGATTTTGACCAGGTACTCTGTTGCGGTCCGGAACTGATGATGAAGCGTGTTTGCGGAATCACGAAGCGTGCGGGAATATCTACCCAGATTGCAGTCGAGCGGATAGTGAAGTGTAGCTGTGGAGCTTGTGGCACCTGTGACCTCGGTGGATACCGTGTTTGTACTGATGGACCGGTATTCAATGCGGAGGAGCTGGAGGGTACGGAATTTGGATGCTGGAAGCGAGCGAAGAGTGGTAAAAGGATACAGATCAATAATAACTGCAGTTCAGGTTTATCGTCAGTTCCATCGCCTGCGTTCACACCCGAATATGAGCCTCTGTTAGAGACGCACCTCTGCGGGATTGAGTTCCCCAATCCAATTGCGAATGCAGCAGGTTTCGGTATCTCCGGGAAATTGCTTTACCGATACGCAATTGCTGGTGCCGGTGCGCTCGTGACCAAATCGGTAGGAGTGAGGGAGCAGGAGGGGTATCCAAATCCAACGTTCTTTGAGGTCGCTCCCCAGACACAGAGCTATGTGAATGCAATGGGACTTCCGAATCCTGGGATAAGAGATTATGGACCGGAGATAGAAGATGCGAAGCGTGCAAATGTGCCATTGATACTGAACGTTTTTGCAAGGGATGTAGAGGAGAGCAGAGAGGTGGCAAAGGTCGCACTGAACTATCCGATAGAGATGCTGGAGTTCAATGCTTCATGTCCTCATACTGATTTTGTATCCATGGAGAACAATCCCAAGCTGTTAAGGAGCATAATAGAGGCGATACGGGAGGTTATACACCCACACCATATACCGCTCGCGGTTAAGCTATCACCCAATATAGGGGATATCGCTGGACTGGCGATGACACTGGAACGGGCAGGTGCTGATGCTATCACGGCGATTAACACAGTTCTATGCAGACCTATTGATCGCACGCTTGATATACCCATTCTTGGCAATCCTACGGGTTATGGTGGTAAATCGGGCAGGGCACTCACAGCGGGAGGGAAGCAGGTGGTCTTCTCGCTATATGATGAGTTGAAGATACCCATAATTGCGGTTGGTGGCATCTTCTCCGCGAAGGATGTGATAGATTATGCGAGAAATGGTGCAAGCCTGTTCCAGATAGGTAGTGCGCTGGTAACTCAGGGTCATGGCATCTT
- a CDS encoding zinc ribbon domain-containing protein, translated as MCSVGDVSFDIEIEELELERYKCKDCGNKFDAMGEKVICPACQSENVEKI; from the coding sequence ATGTGTAGTGTAGGCGATGTGAGTTTTGATATAGAGATAGAGGAGTTGGAACTGGAACGATACAAATGCAAAGACTGTGGTAACAAGTTTGATGCGATGGGTGAGAAAGTAATCTGTCCTGCTTGCCAGTCGGAGAATGTAGAGAAGATATGA
- a CDS encoding RNA methyltransferase, with translation MELRTVLVEPKNEENIGAVARVLKNFGFYNYNLYMVKPPSIGSKARYVASHARDLLATARIVSTIEEAVKDASIVVGTTSKRGISKSKQLRMGTLTPSQLKEKIKRENKEGILALLFGREDIGLLNEELKRCDMVVSIPTSPDYPVMNLSHAVAVVIYELRDTGTDTDTDTDTVSTSNALKLASFEDKERLFRHIQTFLDEIEYKEHKKERTMLMLRRLLGRAELTPREIQTLRGILRKAEWKILYSHTSNR, from the coding sequence GTGGAGCTCCGAACTGTACTTGTGGAACCGAAGAACGAGGAGAATATAGGTGCAGTGGCGCGTGTATTAAAGAATTTCGGGTTCTATAACTATAACCTCTACATGGTGAAACCGCCCAGTATAGGGTCTAAGGCGAGATATGTCGCCTCACATGCACGTGATTTACTTGCCACAGCGCGAATAGTGAGTACAATAGAAGAAGCGGTGAAGGACGCCAGTATTGTTGTGGGTACCACATCAAAGCGTGGCATCTCCAAAAGCAAACAGCTTAGAATGGGAACTTTAACGCCAAGCCAGTTAAAAGAGAAGATAAAGAGAGAAAATAAAGAGGGGATTTTAGCACTACTATTTGGTAGGGAAGATATAGGGCTATTGAATGAGGAGTTAAAACGGTGCGATATGGTTGTCAGCATCCCAACGAGTCCAGACTATCCAGTAATGAACCTCTCACACGCTGTCGCGGTTGTTATATATGAATTGAGGGATACTGGTACGGATACGGATACAGACACAGACACGGTATCTACTTCAAATGCACTGAAGTTAGCGAGCTTCGAGGACAAGGAGCGTTTATTTCGCCATATCCAGACTTTCCTGGATGAGATTGAGTATAAGGAGCATAAGAAAGAGAGGACTATGCTAATGTTACGAAGGCTCCTTGGTAGGGCGGAACTCACGCCAAGGGAGATACAGACCCTGAGAGGGATTTTAAGGAAGGCGGAATGGAAGATTTTATATAGCCACACTTCTAATAGATGA
- the mtnA gene encoding S-methyl-5-thioribose-1-phosphate isomerase, whose translation MRTIEWDEEREAVRLIDQTRLPRAYKIEVCERVEELIRAIKELKVRGAPALGVAGALGVVLACKNAATDEAIDIEIAIEKAVKQLQNARPTAVNLSYGVNRAFNAAKRGETPEEMKKYALAEAKRIIDEDITVNKKIGEYGSALLDDGDVVLTHCNAGRLACVDWGTALGVIRTATMHGKRIEVIACETRPLNQGSRLTTWELIQDKIPVTLITDSMSAAVMREGKVDKVLVGADRVVKEGVINKIGTYMHAVVAKEHGIPFYVAAPLSSFDLERSYKDVEIEQRSPRELIYCTSADAGVDVQLAPEEVKVYNPAFDFTPFELIAGVITEKGVFRSLPPPSY comes from the coding sequence ATGAGAACAATCGAATGGGATGAAGAGCGGGAAGCAGTGCGACTGATAGACCAGACGCGACTGCCACGGGCGTATAAAATAGAGGTATGTGAACGAGTTGAGGAGCTTATAAGGGCGATAAAGGAGTTGAAAGTCCGTGGCGCTCCTGCTCTGGGTGTTGCAGGTGCACTCGGTGTCGTCCTGGCTTGCAAGAATGCAGCTACAGATGAAGCAATAGACATAGAAATAGCAATAGAGAAGGCAGTAAAGCAATTGCAGAATGCGAGACCAACAGCTGTGAATCTCTCTTACGGCGTTAACAGGGCGTTCAATGCGGCGAAACGCGGTGAAACACCCGAAGAGATGAAAAAATACGCTCTTGCGGAGGCGAAGCGGATTATTGATGAGGATATCACAGTAAATAAGAAGATAGGGGAATATGGCAGTGCGCTTCTTGATGATGGTGATGTTGTACTGACGCATTGCAATGCTGGCAGACTTGCATGTGTTGACTGGGGCACCGCTCTTGGTGTAATAAGAACGGCAACAATGCATGGCAAGAGGATAGAAGTGATAGCATGTGAGACAAGACCCCTTAATCAGGGCTCACGGTTGACTACATGGGAACTGATTCAGGATAAAATACCCGTTACGCTCATCACTGATAGTATGAGTGCCGCAGTGATGCGAGAGGGGAAAGTGGACAAGGTGCTGGTGGGTGCCGACAGGGTGGTAAAAGAGGGTGTGATAAACAAGATAGGAACGTATATGCACGCGGTGGTGGCGAAGGAGCATGGGATACCATTTTATGTGGCTGCACCTCTATCATCGTTCGACCTGGAGCGGAGCTATAAGGATGTGGAGATAGAACAGAGAAGTCCTCGTGAACTGATATACTGTACGAGTGCTGATGCGGGTGTGGATGTCCAGTTAGCCCCGGAGGAAGTGAAAGTTTACAATCCTGCATTCGACTTCACACCCTTCGAGTTGATAGCAGGAGTGATTACTGAGAAGGGCGTGTTCCGCTCTCTGCCTCCACCTTCATACTAA
- a CDS encoding DUF89 family protein yields MRLKSDCIACLVERAKYECDMIFKEEEDDAKIAAMKEILLFLVSHLSDKGKSRTPAFFGTERERILKRRSGIVDPHEHVKKRSNEAAKELLPVAIEYFSSHYDGIEALVRIAAAANSMEYGVRGYSYNDAAFKADFMHVLHERLNWDRDLILSAIRERDKVLYLTDNAGEVFFDAFVVKELSEMGKEVIVSPKSAAVINDATVNDWKEAAAYVGVEDVEMIPSGASIGVSREDASVEFLRVFNNDDYLVIAKGMGNYESISEFEAEFKQRLVYILRAKCMPVAQSIGVDRGELVAKLV; encoded by the coding sequence ATGAGATTGAAATCCGATTGCATCGCCTGTCTGGTGGAGAGGGCGAAATATGAATGTGATATGATATTTAAAGAGGAGGAAGACGACGCAAAGATAGCGGCAATGAAGGAGATTCTTCTCTTCCTTGTCTCTCATCTGAGCGATAAAGGTAAGAGCAGAACGCCTGCTTTCTTTGGTACAGAGCGAGAGAGGATATTAAAGAGGCGGAGCGGAATAGTGGACCCTCATGAGCATGTAAAGAAGCGGAGTAATGAAGCGGCAAAAGAGCTGCTTCCTGTTGCTATTGAGTACTTTTCTTCACACTATGATGGTATAGAAGCGCTGGTGCGAATTGCAGCAGCTGCAAATTCTATGGAATACGGTGTGAGAGGCTACTCATATAACGATGCGGCTTTCAAGGCAGATTTTATGCATGTATTGCATGAGAGATTGAATTGGGATAGGGATTTGATATTATCAGCGATAAGGGAACGAGACAAGGTTCTGTATCTGACGGACAATGCGGGCGAGGTATTTTTTGACGCGTTTGTAGTGAAGGAACTGAGCGAGATGGGTAAAGAGGTGATTGTATCCCCGAAGAGCGCTGCGGTCATAAACGATGCCACGGTGAATGACTGGAAGGAAGCGGCTGCGTATGTCGGCGTAGAGGATGTGGAGATGATTCCCAGCGGCGCAAGTATAGGTGTATCACGGGAGGATGCGAGTGTGGAATTCCTGCGCGTATTCAATAATGATGATTATCTGGTGATAGCGAAGGGTATGGGCAACTATGAATCTATATCGGAGTTTGAGGCTGAGTTCAAGCAGCGGTTGGTATATATACTGAGGGCGAAATGCATGCCCGTAGCACAGAGCATAGGGGTGGATAGAGGAGAGCTCGTGGCTAAATTAGTATGA
- the tuf gene encoding translation elongation factor EF-1 subunit alpha: MVEKEHMNLAMIGHIDHGKSTLLGRLLTDTGAIDPHIVEEYRKKAEALGKATFEFAWVMDSLKDERERGITIDVAHQRFDTDKYYYTIVDCPGHRDFVKNMITGTSQADAAVLVVDAKDGIKEQTKEHVFLARTLGVSQLIVAINKMDRVNYDEARYKELKGQLLELLKTVGYKEENLVFIPVSAYEGENITKPSDKMKWFDGPTFLEALDLMKVPEKPVQLPLRIPVQDVYSITGVGTVPVGRVETGKLKKGDKVIFNPPGKVGEVKSIEMHHEEIPEALPGDNIGWNVRGISRNELRRGDVCGHPDSPPTVAEEFTAQIVVLQHPTAITVGYTPVFHCHTAQIASTIIEITKKLDPRSGATLEENPDYVKAGDAAIIKVKPTRPLVIERVKEIPQLGRFAVRDMGQTVAAGMVIDIKSK; the protein is encoded by the coding sequence ATGGTAGAGAAAGAGCACATGAATCTTGCAATGATAGGGCATATAGACCACGGTAAATCAACACTGCTTGGCAGGCTGCTCACCGATACAGGGGCAATAGACCCACATATAGTGGAGGAGTACAGGAAGAAAGCGGAAGCGCTGGGAAAAGCGACGTTCGAGTTCGCATGGGTAATGGATTCGTTGAAAGATGAACGGGAGAGGGGCATCACCATAGATGTCGCACATCAGAGGTTTGATACTGATAAGTATTATTACACCATCGTTGATTGCCCCGGACACAGGGACTTCGTGAAGAATATGATAACTGGTACCTCTCAGGCAGATGCGGCGGTACTGGTGGTGGATGCGAAGGATGGCATAAAGGAGCAGACGAAGGAGCATGTATTTCTCGCAAGGACTCTCGGAGTGAGTCAGTTAATTGTCGCGATAAACAAGATGGACCGGGTGAATTATGATGAGGCGAGGTATAAAGAGCTAAAAGGGCAGCTACTCGAGCTTCTGAAGACCGTAGGCTACAAGGAGGAGAATCTGGTATTTATACCCGTTTCGGCTTATGAGGGTGAGAATATAACAAAACCCAGTGACAAGATGAAATGGTTCGATGGTCCCACTTTCCTGGAAGCGTTGGACCTGATGAAAGTGCCAGAAAAGCCCGTTCAGCTACCGCTAAGAATCCCGGTACAGGATGTATATTCGATAACCGGTGTTGGTACCGTACCCGTAGGGCGAGTAGAGACAGGGAAGTTGAAGAAAGGAGATAAGGTCATCTTTAATCCACCAGGTAAGGTCGGTGAGGTGAAATCAATAGAGATGCACCATGAGGAGATTCCTGAGGCACTCCCTGGAGACAACATCGGCTGGAACGTTCGTGGAATAAGCAGGAATGAACTGAGGCGTGGTGATGTGTGTGGGCATCCCGACTCCCCTCCCACCGTTGCTGAGGAGTTCACAGCTCAGATAGTGGTTCTTCAGCATCCCACTGCAATCACTGTCGGTTATACTCCCGTATTCCATTGCCACACCGCTCAGATCGCTTCGACGATAATAGAGATAACAAAGAAGTTAGACCCACGGTCTGGGGCGACACTGGAAGAGAATCCAGATTATGTAAAAGCGGGAGATGCCGCTATCATAAAGGTGAAGCCAACGCGTCCTCTGGTCATCGAGCGAGTAAAGGAGATACCACAGCTCGGACGGTTCGCTGTACGGGATATGGGACAGACTGTTGCTGCGGGTATGGTAATTGACATAAAGTCGAAGTAA
- the rpsJ gene encoding 30S ribosomal protein S10 — MNQKARIKLSSVDHKQLDGICQQVKRIAETTGVSISGPIPLPTKKLVVPCRKSPDGEGSPTWDHWEMRIHKRLIDLEADERALRQLMRIPIPKDVHIEIVLKG; from the coding sequence ATGAATCAAAAAGCGAGGATAAAATTATCGAGTGTGGACCATAAACAGCTGGATGGTATCTGTCAACAAGTGAAGAGGATAGCGGAGACGACTGGGGTCAGTATCTCGGGTCCCATACCATTACCCACGAAGAAACTGGTGGTTCCGTGTAGAAAGAGCCCGGATGGTGAAGGCTCTCCTACATGGGACCACTGGGAGATGCGCATCCATAAAAGGTTGATAGACCTTGAAGCGGACGAGAGAGCACTACGCCAGCTTATGCGTATACCCATACCCAAGGATGTCCATATCGAGATAGTACTGAAGGGGTAA
- the hdrB gene encoding CoB--CoM heterodisulfide reductase subunit B: MSENGNTYAYFLGCITPNRYPGIEAATKKIFKEFGIETKEMVGASCCPAPGVFGSFDLHTWLPVAARNLAIAEEMELEIYVTCNGCYGSLQEADHLMKEHPSVKEKVNKVLAKFGREYKGTTKVNHSIVILHDVIGLDRLKEKIKKPMDDVNVAVHYGCHFLKPSEVRGHGSSETPYILEDLVKVTGAKDVDYKDKLMCCGAGGGNRTADTLQSLEWTRQKLVNAIMAGCDCMVHPCAFCHLQLDRGQAEMNKAFGTNFNFPILFATQFIGLAMGMSQEELGLDAQTTTMPEKLLK; this comes from the coding sequence ATGAGTGAGAATGGGAATACATATGCCTATTTCCTGGGCTGTATCACGCCGAATAGGTATCCGGGGATAGAAGCAGCGACGAAGAAGATATTCAAGGAGTTCGGAATAGAAACGAAGGAGATGGTAGGTGCTTCTTGCTGTCCAGCGCCGGGCGTCTTTGGCTCTTTCGATTTGCATACTTGGCTACCGGTTGCTGCGCGGAATCTCGCAATTGCGGAGGAGATGGAGCTTGAGATATACGTGACGTGTAATGGTTGTTATGGTTCACTACAGGAAGCGGACCATTTGATGAAGGAACACCCGAGCGTAAAGGAGAAAGTAAATAAGGTACTTGCTAAATTTGGCAGAGAATATAAAGGCACGACAAAGGTGAACCATTCAATTGTGATCCTTCACGATGTTATTGGACTGGATCGGTTAAAAGAGAAGATAAAGAAACCGATGGACGATGTGAATGTGGCGGTGCATTATGGTTGCCATTTCCTCAAGCCAAGCGAGGTGAGGGGGCATGGCTCTTCTGAGACACCGTATATACTGGAGGACCTGGTAAAAGTAACGGGAGCAAAGGATGTGGATTATAAAGACAAATTGATGTGCTGTGGCGCAGGTGGAGGAAATAGAACTGCAGATACACTACAATCGCTTGAATGGACGCGTCAGAAGCTGGTAAACGCCATAATGGCTGGCTGTGACTGTATGGTTCACCCATGCGCATTCTGTCATTTACAGCTTGATCGTGGGCAGGCAGAGATGAATAAAGCTTTTGGCACGAACTTCAATTTCCCTATACTGTTTGCAACGCAGTTTATCGGACTTGCAATGGGAATGAGCCAGGAAGAGCTTGGATTAGACGCACAGACCACGACAATGCCCGAGAAGTTATTAAAATAA
- the hdrC gene encoding CoB--CoM heterodisulfide reductase subunit C: protein MGTLYEDLVDYGGEVFGKEHIETLKECVQCGKCTGGCPSGRNTALRTRKLMQMALLDMREEIFNAPELWYCTTCFTCYERCPKGVKTTDIIRTIRNLAAKEGHMSVPHRMIGVYVLKTGHAVPIGPDQMKLREKVGLDSQPPTTQKYPEYLKEVQEIFRTTGYDAMIDFDWETMNLRGMAKGGKK, encoded by the coding sequence ATGGGGACGTTATATGAGGACTTAGTTGATTACGGTGGGGAGGTCTTTGGCAAGGAGCATATAGAGACGCTCAAGGAGTGCGTTCAGTGTGGTAAGTGCACAGGCGGGTGTCCATCGGGGAGAAATACAGCGTTAAGGACGCGGAAGTTAATGCAGATGGCTCTATTGGACATGAGGGAGGAAATTTTTAACGCTCCTGAGCTATGGTACTGCACAACCTGTTTCACCTGTTATGAGCGATGTCCTAAAGGTGTGAAGACAACGGATATAATAAGGACGATAAGGAACTTAGCGGCGAAAGAGGGACATATGTCTGTTCCACACAGAATGATAGGGGTGTATGTATTGAAGACGGGTCATGCAGTGCCGATAGGACCTGACCAGATGAAGCTGAGAGAGAAGGTGGGTCTTGACTCGCAGCCACCGACGACGCAGAAATACCCGGAATATCTGAAAGAGGTACAGGAGATATTCAGAACTACGGGTTACGATGCGATGATAGATTTCGATTGGGAGACGATGAATTTAAGAGGAATGGCAAAAGGAGGTAAGAAGTAA
- a CDS encoding metallophosphoesterase: MKIGVIADTHDNLGAISEAVEIFNREGVEMVIHAGDFVAPFTEKPLRALKAPLIGVFGNNDGDKLLLSRKYHEKGVGELYEDPYKLEIAKKQVIVTHKPGLVPALAAYYDVVIYGHTHKGVIEQEGNTLVVNPGECCGYLTGKRTVAILDLARWEAEMLDF; the protein is encoded by the coding sequence ATGAAAATCGGAGTGATAGCAGATACACATGATAATTTAGGTGCGATAAGCGAAGCGGTGGAGATATTCAATCGCGAGGGTGTGGAGATGGTGATTCATGCCGGTGATTTCGTTGCTCCATTCACAGAGAAGCCACTCAGGGCACTAAAGGCACCCCTAATAGGGGTGTTTGGCAATAATGACGGCGATAAGCTACTATTGAGCAGGAAGTATCACGAGAAAGGTGTTGGGGAGCTTTATGAGGACCCTTACAAGCTGGAAATTGCGAAGAAGCAGGTAATTGTGACGCATAAGCCGGGATTAGTGCCAGCACTGGCTGCTTATTATGATGTGGTGATATATGGTCATACGCATAAAGGGGTGATAGAGCAGGAGGGCAATACGCTTGTTGTAAACCCAGGGGAATGCTGTGGCTACCTGACAGGTAAGAGAACAGTAGCGATACTGGACCTGGCGAGATGGGAAGCGGAGATGCTGGATTTTTGA
- a CDS encoding DUF460 domain-containing protein, producing the protein MASRHRHRYTIVGIDPGTTLGLAMLDLEGKPIEVFSSKNYSISDAIRRIISYGTPLIVASDVTPTPSMVKKISKVFSSHIHELSESLSTEEKIALTKGEGYEYRNVHERDALAACLYAFKRYKKKFAQVRKKTPPDVDVEEVKALVIKGVSISAAINSLVHSDSEEVGEHDVCGERGDEDENRINSTNSEILRLRGVIKAREREIEAMREYNAALRSELEAKEHEIQGLRTRMETIRSMSHRELEETEEIKRRDKEIKRLKNEIRAKEAENEDLRRIIEELKWGKEINNGERIKVIKSFNRDVIQEVDKRYGFKRGEVVYLENGSGGGANTAELLARKGVSVVIYGKEMSHFAVEKFFEFGIPTFSTNDIPVMVRGDFAFIDARMLNELVREWRSERGKRRDEKRIILSSI; encoded by the coding sequence ATGGCATCGAGACATAGACATAGATATACCATCGTTGGCATAGATCCCGGTACTACGCTCGGGCTTGCCATGCTCGACCTTGAAGGGAAGCCAATAGAAGTCTTCAGCTCGAAGAACTATTCCATATCTGATGCAATAAGGCGGATAATATCCTATGGTACACCCCTGATAGTGGCTTCTGATGTTACTCCGACACCATCAATGGTGAAGAAGATAAGCAAGGTCTTCTCATCGCATATCCATGAGTTGAGTGAATCACTATCAACAGAGGAGAAGATAGCGCTGACAAAGGGCGAAGGTTACGAGTACAGGAATGTGCATGAGAGAGATGCCTTAGCTGCCTGCCTCTATGCCTTCAAGCGATACAAAAAGAAGTTTGCTCAGGTACGGAAAAAGACACCCCCGGATGTGGATGTGGAAGAAGTGAAGGCACTGGTAATAAAAGGCGTCTCCATCAGTGCTGCAATTAATAGTCTGGTTCATTCAGACTCAGAAGAGGTAGGTGAGCATGATGTCTGTGGCGAGAGAGGAGATGAAGATGAGAACAGGATCAATAGCACAAATAGTGAGATCCTACGATTGCGCGGGGTTATCAAAGCCAGAGAGCGTGAGATAGAAGCGATGAGGGAGTATAATGCAGCTCTGAGGTCTGAACTCGAGGCGAAAGAGCATGAAATTCAGGGCTTGCGTACACGCATGGAGACCATCAGGTCAATGAGTCACAGGGAGTTAGAAGAGACCGAAGAGATAAAGCGGAGGGATAAGGAGATAAAGAGGTTGAAGAATGAGATAAGAGCTAAAGAGGCTGAGAACGAGGATTTGCGAAGGATCATAGAAGAACTGAAATGGGGTAAGGAAATAAATAACGGGGAGAGGATAAAAGTGATAAAATCATTCAATCGCGATGTGATTCAGGAGGTGGATAAGAGATACGGATTTAAGCGAGGCGAAGTAGTATATCTGGAGAATGGCAGTGGCGGTGGTGCGAACACAGCGGAATTACTGGCGAGGAAGGGTGTGTCTGTTGTTATATATGGTAAGGAGATGTCACATTTTGCTGTTGAAAAGTTCTTTGAGTTTGGCATCCCGACATTCTCCACCAATGATATCCCGGTTATGGTGAGAGGTGATTTCGCATTTATTGATGCACGCATGCTGAACGAACTTGTGAGAGAATGGCGAAGCGAGAGAGGGAAGCGGCGGGATGAGAAGAGAATCATCCTATCCTCTATTTGA
- a CDS encoding phosphoribosylanthranilate isomerase yields MRRESSYPLFEMIRTRIKICGNTRVEDAVMAARAGADAIGVINVANTTRYISLNEAKIIFRSLPPFVSKVVVVTLDGMSEEAVAERIELIEATGADCVQLHGAEPVELVAEIRKMVKKRITIIKKIGVGSGSNNDKRECLEHAIAYENVVDAILLDTASGGGSQIGGTGKKHDWSISRAIVEQLNKPVILAGGLNPDNVVDAIAIVKPYAVDVSSGVERELRIKDEDRVKRFIEAANSIHPHL; encoded by the coding sequence ATGAGAAGAGAATCATCCTATCCTCTATTTGAAATGATAAGAACAAGGATAAAGATCTGTGGTAATACGCGAGTAGAAGATGCAGTGATGGCGGCACGAGCGGGTGCCGATGCTATCGGTGTTATAAATGTCGCGAATACCACACGTTATATAAGTTTGAACGAAGCGAAGATTATATTCAGGTCTTTGCCCCCTTTCGTCTCGAAGGTCGTGGTTGTCACACTGGATGGAATGAGTGAGGAAGCGGTAGCCGAGCGAATAGAGTTGATAGAAGCCACCGGTGCCGATTGTGTCCAGTTACACGGAGCGGAACCGGTAGAGCTCGTTGCTGAGATACGCAAAATGGTGAAGAAAAGGATAACGATAATAAAGAAGATTGGTGTGGGCAGTGGTAGTAATAATGATAAGCGAGAATGTCTGGAACATGCTATAGCTTATGAGAACGTTGTGGATGCAATACTGCTCGATACTGCTTCAGGCGGTGGCAGCCAGATTGGTGGGACCGGGAAGAAGCATGACTGGAGCATAAGCAGAGCAATTGTGGAGCAATTGAATAAGCCCGTGATACTGGCTGGTGGTTTAAATCCCGATAACGTCGTTGATGCTATAGCTATAGTCAAACCGTATGCAGTGGACGTCTCCAGCGGTGTTGAACGCGAGCTGAGGATAAAAGATGAAGATAGAGTGAAGCGCTTTATAGAAGCTGCTAATTCAATTCATCCTCATCTATAA